AGTTCTGTAAAGAACACACAGCATTGTCGCGGGATGGAGCAGTCTGGTAGCTCGTCGGGCTCATAACCCGAAGGTCGTAGGTTCAAATCCTGCTCCCGCAACCAGTTAAACGATAGGTAACTATCGATGTAATAAAAAGGGCTGTTAGCTCAGTTGGTAGAGCAGTTGACTTTTAATCAATTGGTCGAAGGTTCAAATCCTTCACAGCCCACCAATTTGACTACTCTTTTCGTAAATAAAGAAAAAGTAGTATCAAGAATAAAAAGCCTCGCTATTAGCGAGGCTTTTTTGTTTGTATAGAAAAAACATTGCGCTAAGTTACGCTTTCATGACAATGCCATGTATAATGCCCGAAGATACATTTTTTGAGCTCTGAGTGATTAGCTATGATTCCCAATGTAGTAGAAATGGAATACCCATTCCCAAAAAAACCAGTTCCGTTATCGGCACAAGAAAAACTGGACTATAAAGCGCGTATTAAACAGCTTTTAAAAGAAAAAGACGCAGTATTAATAGCCCACTATTATACCGATCCTGAGATCCAAGCACTTGCTGAAGAGACTGGCGGTTGTGTTGCTGACTCTTTGGAAATGGCGCGCTTTGGGAACAATCACCCCGCTAAAACGCTAATCATTGCAGGCGTTCGCTTTATGGGCGAAACAGCAAAGATTTTAGCGCCAAGCAAACGTATTATCATGCCTGCATTAGAGGCAACTTGTTCATTGGACCTAGGTTGTCCGGTTAAAGAGTTCTCTGCATTCTGTGACGCTCACCCAGACCATACAGTTGTTGTTTATGCCAATACCTCTGCCGCTGTTAAAGCACGCGCAGACTGGGTGGTAACATCAAGTATTGCATTGGATGTTGTTGATCATCTCGATAGCGAAGGTAAAAAATTAATTTGGGGCCCAGATCGTCATTTGGGTGCTTGGATTGAAAAGCAAACTGGCGCGAAAATGGTGCGTTGGCAGGGTGCTTGTATCGTCCATGATGAATTTAAAGCATCTGCATTAAAACGTTTAAAAGCAGAAAATCCAGATGCGGCTGTGCTTGTTCACCCAGAATCACCAGCTGACGTCATCGATCTTGCTGATGCAGTAGGCTCGACTAGCCAGCTAATTAAAGCGGCAAAAGAGCTACCACAACAAAAATTGATTGTAGCAACGGACAAAGGTATCTTCTTTAAGATGCAGCAAGCGTGTCCGGATAAAGAAATGATTGCGGCACCAACAGGCGGTAATGGCGCGAGTTGCCGTAGTTGTGCTATGTGCCCTTGGATGGGCATGAATGGCCTTAAATCTATCGAAGATTCATTAATTAATGATGATGGACATGAAGTCTTTGTCGATGAAGATATTCGTCTAAAAGCGCTTATTCCATTAGAACGTATGCTAAATTTTAACGTATCAAACTAAACGTATAATAAGTTAAAATTAAAAAAGCCTGAATGCATTTTCTTCAGGCTTTTTTGGTTATGTCTGACGGTACTGCTGTCGAACGATCATCTTATCTTGTGTATGAATTACTTCAGCGGTATATAAGGCATTTTGTAGTAAATCAGGTATTAGGCTCGAAGTGATTAAGAGTAAAGGACTTAGAAGCTGCTGGGCATTTACCGCAACAGCTGATTCAGACATAGCCTTATTAATTGCTGGCTCTTGCCCGTGTAAGGTTGCCTTCACTTAATTGTTTAAGTACCTGACTTTTAGGGCCATCAGCAATAATATGCCCTTTTTCCATCACAATTAAACGATCAACAACATCTAACATGCTGTTTTTATGAGTAATAAGAATAAGAGTTTCGTCTTTAGATAAGCCGTTTAGTTGGTGCTTAATGTACATTTCTGAACGGTTATCCATGCTGCTTGTTGGCTCATCCATTAACAGTACTGGAGGTTTTCCAACTAGGGCTCGAGCAATGGCAATCGCTTGACGTTGCCCACCAGAAAGAGCTGCACCACCTTCACCGACTTGTTTCTCTAAACCTGCTGCATCTTGTTGTGTAAAGTTTGTCACCCCTGAGCGTTCTGCTGCAAGTAAAATATCTTGATCTGTTGTTAATGGGCGACCCAGAATAATGTTGTCTCGAATAGAGCCAAAGAACAAAGTGATGTCTTGAGGTACACAACCGATATTTCTACGAACATCAATATGATGAAGTTGGTTGATGTCGGTATCATCAATTTGAACTGATCCCTCTATGGGCTGGTATAACCCCATAATCAAACGTTCAATGGTCGTTTTTCCTGAACCGATACGGCCAATGATAGCGATTTTTTCTCCAGGGGTAATCGTGAAACTGACATCTTTAAGTGCGGCATTAGTTGCATTCGGGTAAGTAAAACTAACTTTATCAAAAACAATTTTACCTTTGATTACAGGGCGGTGAATATAACGTTTACCGTCTTCTTGCTCTGTTGGCATCTGCATAAGTTGCTCGATGATAGTCATGGCTGATTTTGCCTGATTGTAGCGTGTTGATAACAATGAAAGTTGTACTAAAGGGCCAACAGCTCGTCCACTTAACATGGTGGCAGCAATAAGTCCCCCCATGGTTAACTGGCCATCGGCAATGAGATAGACACCAAATACGATCATGGCTACAGAGGCAAACTGTTGTAAAAATCCAGCGATATTTTGTACTGAATCTGTAATGCGACGAGATTTGAGCCCCCAATTAGCCATGTGGGCAACCGCTTCTTCCCAACGGTACTGGAATTGATTTTGTGCTCCGAATAGTTTTACGGTTTCTAAACCACTTAAGCTTTCAATTAGGTTGGCATTTTTTTGCGATGAAAGACGAGATCCCTCTTCAATACTACGACGTAAAGGTCGTTGAATAAATAAGCTATAAATCACTAAAATGATGACGGCAATCAAAGGGACATATGCTAGAGGGCCAGCAACAAACCAAATAATAACAAGGAATATCAATGCGAATGGTAAATCAATTAATGATGAGACGGTGGCAGAGGTAAAAAATTCTCTAATAGATTCAAATTCTTGCATATGACGAGCAAAAGCGCCTACTGACGGTGGCTTAACTTCCATTCGAATACCCATCACTCGGCTAAATATTTTAGCTGAAATTAATAGATCTGATTTTTTCCCTGCTAGGTCGATAAAATAACTGCGCATAATTTTTAGTATTAAATCAAAGCCAAAAATAATAGAGATACCAATAGCCAGTACCCATAAAGAATCAAATGCCAGATTAGGCACTATTTTATCGTAAACAAGACGAGTGAAGAGTGGGGTAGAAATAGCAAAGATATTGATTAAAATCGAAACGATGAGTACATCGCGGTAGATGTTACGAGATTCCCATATTGTACTCCAAAACCAGTGACCATCGCGGTTTTTTAATATCTCAGGAGAACGCTCATCATATCGAAAGCGTTTTTTCATTAAAAATAAATGTCCTGTGTATTGCTGGTTTAGATCATCAAGACTTATCCATTGTTGGTTCGCATCTGATTGTGCGAGTACAACTTCTGCTTCTCCTTTTTCATGATCGATACTGAGAACAACACATGCATCACCTCCTTTTAAGAGCATGATGATAGGAAATAATAACGGAGAAATATCATTGAGAGCCATTTTGCTCTCTTTGGCTTGTAAGCCAGCCTTTTCGGCCGCACGAGGCAAAAGAAATGGAGTAAGAAGACCGTCAGCAAGGGGGAGATTTGAAATCAAAGCTTCCGGGGAATTCGCCTGGCCATAATAACGACTTACATAAACTAAAGACTGAAGTAGGGGATCTTTCATATATTTTTTTCACTATTTATTTTATCTACCACATAACCTTGAAAACCCCTTACCATAAGCGCAGCCAATTTTTCTTGTTGGCTGGTTACTTCAACACGAGTCGCAATGGTCGTAATTAATAGGTTATTCGCTGTTCGGGTAATTGATGCAAGCACATCAGCTTTGACTTGGTTTTCAAGTTGATGAGTATATGCAAAATCCAGTTTTACATATGCTGGGCGAAACTTATTTAGGTAGCCGATCGAACTGAAATTGTGTCCAAAATTATCGATACCAAAGGCAAAGTTATTTTGATGAATTATGTCACATAATAACCCTACATTGTTACTATGTTTGATAAAACAAATTTCAGGAAGCTCAAATATAATACGCTCTTTCAATTGCGGATTAGATTGCATTTTATTGGCTAACCAACGAATGAAGCCTGTGTCATTGACGCTTTTATTTGTAATATTAACTGCAATATTGTCGATACTTGTATCATTTTTTAGCATATTAAATAGCTCGTCGATGATGTGCATATCCATGTGTGTACTCGTATCTAACTGTTCTATTGCCCCTAAAAACTGTGCGGCGTAATAATGTTGGCTGTCTTTCTGAATATAAACAAATGCTTCTTGATGAAGAGTATTTTGGTGATGATCAATGGCTTTTTGGAAGTTGAATTTAAACAACTTATTAGCAATAGCTTCGTCTACTAATGCTTTCCATTGTTGCTTACCTATAGTGACCTTTTTACTCGCCTGACTTTGCTCTTTTACATCAAATAATGCTAAAGGCTCTTGTAATTGCTGCCTTGCTTGCATAAGAGCATTATCAGCTTGTGCAAGTAGTGTCGTCATTGTGTCGCCATGATTGCGCATGACTAAACCGACTCTTGCTTGAACTGGAGCAATATAAAGAGGGTCGTTTTGCAGTTCTGATGTCATAAGTAGTAATGAACGCCCCATGGTTTTTAGTTCTACTGCTGTGATATGTGGTGCGAGTAACATGAATTCGGACTGGTTAATGCGTGCGAGCGTATAATCATCATTGATAAGTTCTTTCATCCGAAACGATAATGTTTGTACTAGGTGGTCGCCAGCCTCATCCCCATCTTGTGCATAGGCATCTGTAATTAAATCTACTTTTAATAATGCGATACCACCTGTAGAAGGTAATGTTAACCAGGAATTAATTTGTGCCATTAGGTAGCTACGGTTTGCGAGCCCTGATACAGCATCTTGATATGCTCTAATACGTAAATTATCAGCCTCTTGCGCTTGTTGATCAAAATGGACTTTGAGTTGTGCACTCATATGGTTCAATGCAATCACCACGTCACTTAATTCCCGAGTGTTGGGAATTGTTAAAGTAGGGCCAAATTGATTATCAGACATTTGACGAGCACGGTATTGAACCGCTTTTAGCGGTTTAAGCACTTTAGATAAAATAAAGGCGAGTAATAACAAGCCTAATAAGAATGTAAGAATAAAACCGAATATAAGCTGTAAACTCGCTTGCCAAAGCTGTTGGTAAGCATAAATTGAACTACTGGTTACAGTGAGGTTTGCTAGTGGTATCAAACCATTGGTTAAGGCTGAAGTTCGAATGATAGGATCGATAATGATGACACTTTGAAACCAACTAGGTACATCTGTTACTTGTGTGGGATAGCTAAGAACAACCTCATCACTATAATCTAATATACTGAGGTGTACTTTGCTATAACGGTTGCCGTCGAAGCTAGCGTTGAACATTGACTTTGCTGATACAGTATCATGGACTTGTAAATAGGGGGTTAATGCCAGATTTACAGTTCTGACTGTATTATCAATTTCAGTCGATTGCTGTTCACGTAAAAAATCGCGTGTTGTGTTGAATTGAATCGCAAATACTGAGGTGATAATAGCAAAAAATACAACCAGTATCCATATCAGTAGTTGTCTATAAAGTGTCATTATACTCACTCATCAAAGTTAGTTTTAGGTTTATTTATTTTGATTTATTCATTCATATAGAGTCAATTATTAGGGATAACATTAACGATCTCTGAACGTGAAAATAGTCCATTCCTCAACAAGGATACCTTTTGAACCGACAACTCGAGCCACAACACGACGGCTTAGCGTGTTAGTCGCTTCACTTGATTCTGCTTCTATTGGTTCTACATCACCGAAGCCAATTGCTTTTATTCGCTGAGGAGCAACACCTTCGGCAATGAGCTGTTTCCGCACTTTTGTTGCTCGTCGTTTTGATAGCGCAATATTGTATTCTGCTTTACCTACAGGGCTCGCATAACCTTGTAATTCAATATAGGTTTCTGGATAGGCATCTAAAAAATCAGCCATGCGTTGAATTTCTGGTAAGAAGGTTTCAGGTATTACAGTTGAATCATTAGCAAAAAGAACCCGTACAGAATTTTCTTCGTCACGCTTTATGCTTGTTGGGCAACCATCGTTATCTACGATGGCAGAATGAGGGGTATCAGCACATAGATCTCGAAGATTAATGACACCATCGTGATCAAAGTCTCGTTGGTCTTGTGATTGCTCTGCAATAGGCGGCTCTTCCACTGTGACAGAACAGCCAAATAAGGTGAGTGCTAATAAACCAGTTAAAGTTCGTTTCATTGTTATTATTCCCTTTTCTATTTGACAGTGCTAACCCAACTCTTTGGTACATCGACACGCATTGAATCGAGTAATAAACCTGTTGCATTTAATACTCGATATTTGGCCAGAATACCGCTGTAATGGGCATTTAAATAGGCTTTTCGTGATTCAAATAGTTCATTCTCTGTATTCAATAAGTCCAATAGTGTTCGCTTCCCAATCCTAAATTGTTTTTCATACGCGATGACGGTTTTAGCTGAAGCATCGACATGTTGTTGTAAAAATTTGGATTGTTCGGATGTCAGTTCCATTGCACTCCATGCTAAACGCGTACCTTCTTCTAGCATACGGTGGGCACTGTCTCGAATATCTTTTGATTTATTTATTTGGTATGCCGCGCGACGACTCTTTGCTTTATCAGAGCCGCCGTTATAGAGGTTATAACGCATTTTTAGCATGGCTGAAAACTCATCAGTATAACCTGGTGAGCCATTGAGCTCGTCTCCCCATTCTTGAGATGCTTCAATGCTAAATGATGGGTAAAATGTGCCTTTGGCTTGTTCGTATTGTTGCAGAGCAGCTTCGATATCATTTGAGGCGACATAGGTAACAGGGTTATTATTTCGTGCTTTTTCCATTGCCTCATCAAGTGATTTAGCGAGGAAATTGATATCAACCTCTGGTTTCTCTAATGCTTCAGGAAATGCGCCAATTGTATGGAAAAATGACGTATTTTTATCGATAAGGTTATTTTGTGCTGATATTAAATTGCTATTGGAGCGCGCTAAGCGCCCTTCGATTTGGGCAAGATCAGCGCTAGATCCGAAACCAGCATCTGCACGTTTTTTAATATCAGAATACATGCGTTGGTGAACAGCAAAGTTGGTTTTAGACAGGGTTAATATGTTTTGGGCGCGTAATACATCGAGGTAACTTTCAGTAGCCGTTAATGCTATGTCTTGTGCATCAGACAATAATTGGTAACGTTGAGCTTCTGCTTCAGCTTTATTACGCTGAATATCGTTATAGGAAATCGAGCCATCCCACAATAATTGTTTGAACGATATTTTCACATTTCGAGGATCATACTCCCCTTTGGAGCCAGTTTCATTATCGTAATCTTCATAACCAACTCCAGCTTCTAGATCGACAGAAGGTAAGTAGTCACCTGTTGAAGAATTTATGAGCTCGTTACGGCTCATAAATTCATTATATGTACTTTTGATTTCAGGATTGGATATTAGTGTTTGGGCTATCGCTTGCTCTAATGATTGCGCCATCACTGGTATAGCCATGGATTGAAGACTAATAAGTAGTGCGATTTTTTTAATACGTTTTTTGATTATCATTATAATTACTCTCTTAATGCCGTTTGACGAACTTTAAGAACGGGTTTAAGCAGATAATCTAAAACAGAACGCTTGCCTGTGATGATGTCTGCCGATGCGGTCATGCCAGGGATGATCGGTAAGGGTTCACCATCTGGTCCTTTAAGAGTGTTATCTTCTGTCCTTATACGTACTTGGTAATAACTATTTCCTTCTTCATCCTGAATTGTGTCTGCGCTGATTGTTTCTAAGTAACCAGATAAGCCCCCGTAGACGGTAAAGTCATAAGCACTAAATTTGATTATTACAGGTAAATCTGGGCGTAAAAAACCAATATCTTGAGGCGCAATTTTTGCCTCAATCATTAAAGCATCTTCTGTTGGTACAATTTCAACTAAGTCCATACCTGGCTGAATGACACCGCCTACTGTATTAACATAAATTTTTTGAATTGTACCTTTGACAGGAGATAAAACGACAGTTCGATTTACGCGATCTTCAAGACCAACCTGTGATTCTAATAAACTGTTGAGTTGGTCGCTCGTTTCATTCAATTCCGCTTGTGCTTCAGAGCGAAAATTAGAAGCAATATTAATGTATTTGAAAATGACCTCTTGAATTGTTGCCTGTGTTACTGGTATCTGAAGCTCTGCAGAGGTCAATTCACGCTTGGTATCGTTTAACTGTCGTTGTAATTTGAGTAATTCAATTTTTGGTACAACACCTTCGTCAGCAAGTGGTTTTGTGATGTTGTATTCTTCACTCGCGATGTCATAGCTGCGTCGAAGGTTGTTCATACGTGATTTAGTTTCGATTAATTCGCGTTCTTTTTGATTGATCTGTTGCGCCATTCCTGCTAACTGGTTTTGAATATTTTCGATTTTATCCTTGTACTCATTTTCTTGACGTCGCACTAATTTCTTATGCTTATCTACAAAGTTAGTATCGAATTTAAGTATGTTATCTTTAACATCAACACTTTTTCGCCAATTAGTATTTGCTTTTTCTTTGTTAACCGTGACACTGCCTAATAAAGCATTTAATCGTATCGAGTCAGCTTGAGAGCCTGCTAAGCCTTGTGTTCTTTCACGAAAATCAGATCGAAAGAGGGTGTCATCAAGTAATAATAATTTTTGATTTTTTTCGACATGCTGCCCTTCTTTTATTAACACTTCTTTAACTATGCCACCTTCGAGGTTTTGCACAATTTGTAGCTGCGATGACGGAATTACTTTACCCGTACCTACTGTTACTTTATCGAGCTCAGCAACAGACGCCCAAGCAATTGCGACTATAAAAAATAGAACTATGACCCAAAGCATTATTCTTGCACTGTGTGGTGTATTTAATAATAATGCCGCTGATTTATCATCAACGAAATCTAATTGAGTAGGTGAAAGTGCTCGGTTTTTTTTAGCCATATAATTACCAATGCTATTGTCTAAGAACTCCTACTGTAAATACGTAGGTACATTCTAGATCTAAAAATAGATATTCTTTATAAAAAAGAGAGCAAAGTTTAATACCTTAAACATTCATTCTCAACTTTTTGCATTACAAGTGTTTAAATTTACTTTTCTTCTGCTAGGCCTGTTGATCTTTCATATTGGTAGCCAAATCATTGAGTATGTGAGGGCGAGCATGTTTTAAATAATCTAATCAATATGATTTTTCTCAAGCTAAGAAAAATCCGCGATAAATCGTATTCCATAAACCAAAAATGCAGATAAATCAGGCCAAGGACTGCCAACACGTAAGCGATTATACGAGATTCTCTCCTATCGTAAAAATTTCAAACAAAGATAAACAGACCCTAGTATATTTGCAACAGATTATTTTAAATGACAATGTGATAATATGGCCACATATTATTAAACGATATAAAAAAAGCAATAGCAATAGCTATACAACATAATGGTCAACGTATCATTACTGGAAAGTATACCTTTAAAATGCAATAACAATAACAATAACAATAATATTAATAACAACAATAACAATGTAATAGAACTACAATAGAAGCGTAGTAACAGTACGGTAACAAAGTGGTAGCAAGTGTTAAATTATCTGTGGGTTTGTACATAGTTTAAGTGTTTATGGAGTGGTATTTTTATGGCTAAGAACGATACGATAAATGTGGTTGATATGCAGATTCCAAAGGATGTCGCTTTTATTATTAAAGCAGGGGAAAAGATTGTCCCTATTGAAGCTGATTATCAGATGCAATCAGATGAAGTACTCGTTGCAAATGCCGGTGCTAAATTTGTTGTGATGAAAAATGGCATTCCTACTATTGTGAATGAATCTTGCCCCACCTGCATCATTATGTCCGAAGATGGCCTAAAAATCTCAGAGCTCAGTGATAGCGTATCGTTTAGTGCAGAAGGCGCGAGTAATGCTAACTTTTCATTGGATGATATAGCAGCGATTCAAGATGCAATTTTAGCTGGTGATGATCCAACAGAAACGATAGACACTGCGGCAGGTAATGAAGCGCAAGGTTCATCAAATAGCTCGTTTGTTGTTATTGATTATGATAACAATGAATTACTTGCACAAGCCGGGTTTGATACTGCTAGTGAGCAGCAAGAAACAAGAAATGAAGATGAAAGCCTCGCTAATCTTACAGCTGAAGGGGGCAATGCTGCGTCTATTTCTTTGGTTGAAGGCGATTTAGGTGATAATGTTCAATCGAGTACTTATCCAGTCGTAACCACTCAATCTGTCACTATTGAAGCAGGAACACAGCCACTCAATCCTGATTCATTTACGTTCGATTCCCTTACTCTTGATAACTTACTTAGCGAACTAAATAGTGATATCACATCAGGTGGTGAGTCTATTGAATTTGTCTTTGATTCAGTAACAAACTCTATTATTGGTACGCATAACGGTGAACTGGTATTGACTATTGATTTAGATACCAGTAGCAATGGTCCAGATGTTACTGTGAATATCACGACGACATTACACCAACCTATTGATCATGGTGATGGCACAAATAGCTCAGGTTTAGTCACCAATATTGATGATCAAATAAATATTAATGTGTCTATTCAGGGCGCCGATGCTAGCAATAATAAGCTAAATAACCCTATTAGCATTGACATCAGTATTGCTGATGGTATTGACCCGTCATTTAGTACGGATTCGGGTGTCACTGTTGATGAAACAACGCAAAAAGGCGATGTAATTTCCGGTCAAATTCCACTAGATGTGGGTTCTGATGAAATCGCGACCATTGAATTCCAATCAAACCAACCAAGTCTTGCGGGTATGACCAGTAATGGTGAAGCGACCACGTTCACGGTTGTCGGTAATACACTGACAGTAGTGGATAGTGTTGGCAAACCTGTGATGACGGTGACTGTCGCCACTGACGGTTCATACGAAGTGACCGTAACTGGTCCTGTTGACCAAGTTGACAGCGAATCAACCAATATTGACTTGAACGTTACCGCTACCGACAAAGACGGCGACAGCACCGATGGTTCGATCGACATCACTATCACTGATGGTGGTGATGCGGGGGGAAACGGTACAGATGGTAATAACCTAGTCACTGTTACGTTGAACGAAGGCGATTTAGACGTAGCGGGTGATGGTGTTAACCTAAATGATATAGATACGACTTACCCAGCGTCACAATCAGGTTCGTTCGTGATTCAAGCGGGTGAAGACCGTTTGGTCCCAGATTCCATCGCTATCGACCCTGCTTTACAAGATGCGTTAATTACCGAGTTGCAAAACGAACTGACCTCGGGCGGCGAAAAACTGACCTTTACAGTCGATGGTAACGGTAATTTGGTTGGTAAATTGCCGAGCGGTGATGTCGCTGTTACGGTTTCCCTAGCGGGCGAACAGCAAGGCCAAGATGTAAAAGTGTCGGTGACCATCACGCAAAACGTCTCATTGGATCATAATGGTTCTGATACAGCGGGTTACATGACTTTTAATAATGATGAGATCCATATCAACGTGCCCGTGCAAGTAACTGATACCGACGGAGATGATTTAGAT
The genomic region above belongs to Moritella sp. Urea-trap-13 and contains:
- a CDS encoding TolC family outer membrane protein, which encodes MIIKKRIKKIALLISLQSMAIPVMAQSLEQAIAQTLISNPEIKSTYNEFMSRNELINSSTGDYLPSVDLEAGVGYEDYDNETGSKGEYDPRNVKISFKQLLWDGSISYNDIQRNKAEAEAQRYQLLSDAQDIALTATESYLDVLRAQNILTLSKTNFAVHQRMYSDIKKRADAGFGSSADLAQIEGRLARSNSNLISAQNNLIDKNTSFFHTIGAFPEALEKPEVDINFLAKSLDEAMEKARNNNPVTYVASNDIEAALQQYEQAKGTFYPSFSIEASQEWGDELNGSPGYTDEFSAMLKMRYNLYNGGSDKAKSRRAAYQINKSKDIRDSAHRMLEEGTRLAWSAMELTSEQSKFLQQHVDASAKTVIAYEKQFRIGKRTLLDLLNTENELFESRKAYLNAHYSGILAKYRVLNATGLLLDSMRVDVPKSWVSTVK
- a CDS encoding EAL domain-containing protein, with product MTLYRQLLIWILVVFFAIITSVFAIQFNTTRDFLREQQSTEIDNTVRTVNLALTPYLQVHDTVSAKSMFNASFDGNRYSKVHLSILDYSDEVVLSYPTQVTDVPSWFQSVIIIDPIIRTSALTNGLIPLANLTVTSSSIYAYQQLWQASLQLIFGFILTFLLGLLLLAFILSKVLKPLKAVQYRARQMSDNQFGPTLTIPNTRELSDVVIALNHMSAQLKVHFDQQAQEADNLRIRAYQDAVSGLANRSYLMAQINSWLTLPSTGGIALLKVDLITDAYAQDGDEAGDHLVQTLSFRMKELINDDYTLARINQSEFMLLAPHITAVELKTMGRSLLLMTSELQNDPLYIAPVQARVGLVMRNHGDTMTTLLAQADNALMQARQQLQEPLALFDVKEQSQASKKVTIGKQQWKALVDEAIANKLFKFNFQKAIDHHQNTLHQEAFVYIQKDSQHYYAAQFLGAIEQLDTSTHMDMHIIDELFNMLKNDTSIDNIAVNITNKSVNDTGFIRWLANKMQSNPQLKERIIFELPEICFIKHSNNVGLLCDIIHQNNFAFGIDNFGHNFSSIGYLNKFRPAYVKLDFAYTHQLENQVKADVLASITRTANNLLITTIATRVEVTSQQEKLAALMVRGFQGYVVDKINSEKNI
- the nadA gene encoding quinolinate synthase NadA gives rise to the protein MEYPFPKKPVPLSAQEKLDYKARIKQLLKEKDAVLIAHYYTDPEIQALAEETGGCVADSLEMARFGNNHPAKTLIIAGVRFMGETAKILAPSKRIIMPALEATCSLDLGCPVKEFSAFCDAHPDHTVVVYANTSAAVKARADWVVTSSIALDVVDHLDSEGKKLIWGPDRHLGAWIEKQTGAKMVRWQGACIVHDEFKASALKRLKAENPDAAVLVHPESPADVIDLADAVGSTSQLIKAAKELPQQKLIVATDKGIFFKMQQACPDKEMIAAPTGGNGASCRSCAMCPWMGMNGLKSIEDSLINDDGHEVFVDEDIRLKALIPLERMLNFNVSN
- a CDS encoding type I secretion system permease/ATPase, whose protein sequence is MKDPLLQSLVYVSRYYGQANSPEALISNLPLADGLLTPFLLPRAAEKAGLQAKESKMALNDISPLLFPIIMLLKGGDACVVLSIDHEKGEAEVVLAQSDANQQWISLDDLNQQYTGHLFLMKKRFRYDERSPEILKNRDGHWFWSTIWESRNIYRDVLIVSILINIFAISTPLFTRLVYDKIVPNLAFDSLWVLAIGISIIFGFDLILKIMRSYFIDLAGKKSDLLISAKIFSRVMGIRMEVKPPSVGAFARHMQEFESIREFFTSATVSSLIDLPFALIFLVIIWFVAGPLAYVPLIAVIILVIYSLFIQRPLRRSIEEGSRLSSQKNANLIESLSGLETVKLFGAQNQFQYRWEEAVAHMANWGLKSRRITDSVQNIAGFLQQFASVAMIVFGVYLIADGQLTMGGLIAATMLSGRAVGPLVQLSLLSTRYNQAKSAMTIIEQLMQMPTEQEDGKRYIHRPVIKGKIVFDKVSFTYPNATNAALKDVSFTITPGEKIAIIGRIGSGKTTIERLIMGLYQPIEGSVQIDDTDINQLHHIDVRRNIGCVPQDITLFFGSIRDNIILGRPLTTDQDILLAAERSGVTNFTQQDAAGLEKQVGEGGAALSGGQRQAIAIARALVGKPPVLLMDEPTSSMDNRSEMYIKHQLNGLSKDETLILITHKNSMLDVVDRLIVMEKGHIIADGPKSQVLKQLSEGNLTRARASN
- a CDS encoding OmpA family protein — translated: MKRTLTGLLALTLFGCSVTVEEPPIAEQSQDQRDFDHDGVINLRDLCADTPHSAIVDNDGCPTSIKRDEENSVRVLFANDSTVIPETFLPEIQRMADFLDAYPETYIELQGYASPVGKAEYNIALSKRRATKVRKQLIAEGVAPQRIKAIGFGDVEPIEAESSEATNTLSRRVVARVVGSKGILVEEWTIFTFRDR
- a CDS encoding HlyD family type I secretion periplasmic adaptor subunit; the protein is MAKKNRALSPTQLDFVDDKSAALLLNTPHSARIMLWVIVLFFIVAIAWASVAELDKVTVGTGKVIPSSQLQIVQNLEGGIVKEVLIKEGQHVEKNQKLLLLDDTLFRSDFRERTQGLAGSQADSIRLNALLGSVTVNKEKANTNWRKSVDVKDNILKFDTNFVDKHKKLVRRQENEYKDKIENIQNQLAGMAQQINQKERELIETKSRMNNLRRSYDIASEEYNITKPLADEGVVPKIELLKLQRQLNDTKRELTSAELQIPVTQATIQEVIFKYINIASNFRSEAQAELNETSDQLNSLLESQVGLEDRVNRTVVLSPVKGTIQKIYVNTVGGVIQPGMDLVEIVPTEDALMIEAKIAPQDIGFLRPDLPVIIKFSAYDFTVYGGLSGYLETISADTIQDEEGNSYYQVRIRTEDNTLKGPDGEPLPIIPGMTASADIITGKRSVLDYLLKPVLKVRQTALRE